CATTCCAATTAACACATGATGAGTTGTAGGTAAATAAACGTGTTTGACAAGACATAGACAGGATATGGTCAAGTAACATTCCCAGTCAATGGAGAAATCTTTGAGCCTTGTTTTGTAGCTGCAGTATTAAGTTTTATACCAGATTTAAAATATTAAGCACTATACTCACTTTCTACTTCTGATCCTTTCCACTGGGGGGCAGCTTGAAGTCGTTTGAGGCTCTTTCCCTTTGGACTTTTTACCCTTTGCAACACTCCGCGAATAAACTATCAAAGTCTCTAATTCACCACAATTAGTGCCTTCACCTGCATTATGCCAGTTAAGGATATCAAAtcccaaaataataataaaaaaaatcaaatatcctAATCTGCGGCAAATCAGAGATGCTCACCGGAATCAAGAAACGACTCATTCTCTCTCAAAGGAGACCTGGGAGGTTCAGACGCGTCTTCTGCGCCAGGGATGCAAGTGCCTTCGGGGATTGGAGTTGGAGAGGCAGAAGATTTGGAGTTGGATCTGGAATTTTTCAGGTGggagggaaaagaagaggaggtgtggGCGTTGGTGGTGTCGGTGAGTGGTCGCCTCTTCGCCTTCTTTACTCCCTCGCGCGGCCTCGGCCTCCGGCGGCCGTCCGCTTTGCTTTGCATCTGGATGAGCGCAGAGGTCGAGAACATTCGGCTTCATTCTCACGCATCCGGTCAAATAGGGGTTCAAATTATTAGGGGCCCAACATAATCATAAAAAATTGTGTTatagtttttgttaatttttttttcttaaacatcGTTTTATATGGAAAAAGattttagaatatttataaattttagaaACTATTTTCTAAACAACTGTTGAAATTTTAATATAGATTAAATTTATAAAGCTTTTAGTACATAATTTTGAATAGGATAATCAtcctaaaagtttttttttctagttttcctacaatttttttcattaattatctatttaattttttttccaattcACGCTCTGTCCCTTACTCCTAGTCTCCTCCTAATCCCTTATATATTTCAGATGTCTTTATCATCTAGATGATCTTAATTGCAtgtataaattataatttttctaatatttgttTACCTTATCAATctatttaattagatttttttaactttgaaccctaaaaaaaaatcctaattaaataagataaaaaattattaaaaatatataatttatagggGAGCAGAGGGAATACGGATAAGCGATCAAAGGATCCTAAGTGCTTATTTTTTCTAAATACCATGAATATATCAATActacaaaatcttaaaaaaaaaattcaaagataaaaatCGAGGAATACTTGGGCATATTTAGTATGGATTGTGTTGTTGAAGTTAAcggttttttttaattattatagaGCTCTCATTTGGATTTGCtattcaaaataaaactcaagGCCGTCTCAACTTTATTTCAAATGCCCTAgacaaatgtttttaaaaaatatattttttaaaaaaaattaaatatttgttttctaaaaaatattttttctaatttttgaaaagtaaaatttCTACTAAAATTATATATTCaagttttttataatattttttttaattaacaaaatataaattatgtaATCTTTAAACATCATTAAAAACTTtattaactttaatttaaaaattattttttgtaaaatttaatatcTCTTGcgtatttaattttgaatttattattttgaaaataaatatttaattttgaaaataaatataaactatTAATATCAAATAATATCTCATATTTTAGAAAGTGTTTAGGATGATAACTATATAAATTTTACATCTAAAAATACTGAGAGAAATTAAAAatagttatttttaatttatataataaaagaTTAAATAGTGTTTTACctaatgaataaaaaaatttactttttgttaggaaaaaataataaaaaatgattaaaaaaatcacCTGAAAGAGAGAAAGTATATTGTTTGGTAGTATCACTAATAAAAGAGGAGAAGTCTACTTAGTATCTGTATGAGTATTTATTATAATAGGGTTAAGGATTAATTCCTAATAGGTATAAAAATTGGATGTCTGATCTATCATTTACAAAGGGCAACTCATTTACAAAGGGCAACTGTGATAAGACAAAATGTCTTTCATGATTTACTTCATTCCAATGTATATAGGGTTATCTTCAAAGGGCTACTAAGATGACGACTTCAACTTTTACTATAACTAATAAAGGAGGAGAATGGTACAAGATCGatgaacaagaaagaaaaaaaatacaaaaacatCGACGATAGAGAAATGATATAAGATCACCAACAACTATCAGAGCGTACATTTTTTAGATGTTATATCAATCTGGAGAAGAAAATGTCGACTaggttttaaaaactaaaatatacaattttaaaaaatcaacaaataaaattgaaataatctaaaattgaaaatatatattttttaaaattgatctaaAATTAAAgtgaattttttataaataaatataaataatattaaaaaattaaggcCCAATCAAATTGGGGCCCTTGCCTATGCCTTGATGATatacgtagattatatatgtgTTTAGGTATTGTTTGACGCACATCTATTTGTACTTCATAAATATAATCTATGTTTGTaataccatatttcattatttatttcataCTTCCATTCTATTTATTTGGAGATTTGTTCTTTACATGTTTTGATTAACAAGACGTCATTTGGAATGAAAATGGGTCAAAGGCACACATTGAAGCAAATTGTGAAGATCCAACGACCTGAACGTGCCCCTTCACATGATCGTGTGCCTCCTTAGTGCCTCCCACCAGAAAGACACAGGCAGGTCGTGCCTCTAAGGCATGATCGTGCCTCATCCTCAGCTGAACACATAGCCCCTCTCCTCACAGAAGAACACACGGTCATGTCATGCCTTGAGGTACAACCCGGTTATGCCTTGAGGAATGGTTGTGCCTCCCATTTCAACAAAATACATGGGTCAGTCGTACCTCGTCCATCTAGAGAAAGTCACGATCTAGCTATGCCATCAGGCACGACCGTGCCTACTCTGGGCCTTGGCATACATACCTTGGTCGTGCCTCCAAGCACTGCCCATTCTTGGAGTGGCCAAGAACATGAGGGGGCATGCCCCCCTTGCCCATATAAGGGGATTTTCTCCCCTTAGGTCAGATATTTGGTTGGGGGCCCCGCCCCCATTCTTTGGAGAAGGGTTTTCCCTCTAGGAGAAATTCTAAAGATTTTATCTTCACCAATCCACACCATCTGTCCTCCTTCAGAGCAAGGGAGCACCTCCAACAATGTCGAACTTCATGCATAAGcatttctcttctttttatttcacatATTGAGTTGTAGGATACTATTTCTTTGTATATTGGTTGTGTCTCTTTTCATAATGGAGTAGATTCTCCAATtcttaggat
This genomic stretch from Zingiber officinale cultivar Zhangliang chromosome 7A, Zo_v1.1, whole genome shotgun sequence harbors:
- the LOC122001441 gene encoding uncharacterized protein LOC122001441 isoform X3, which produces MFSTSALIQMQSKADGRRRPRPREGVKKAKRRPLTDTTNAHTSSSFPSHLKNSRSNSKSSASPTPIPEGTCIPGAEDASEPPRSPLRENESFLDSGEGTNCGELETLIVYSRSVAKGKKSKGKEPQTTSSCPPVERIRSRNDGKSVDGSNTNRQKASSVPSNKPKKSALFDDEDNLKRGSGLSE
- the LOC122001441 gene encoding uncharacterized protein LOC122001441 isoform X4, yielding MFSTSALIQMQSKADGRRRPRPREGVKKAKRRPLTDTTNAHTSSSFPSHLKNSRSNSKSSASPTPIPEGTCIPGAEDASEPPRSPLRENESFLDSGEGTNCGELETLIVYSRSVAKGKKSKGKEPQTTSSCPPVERIRSRKFESLEGSSVGKGVLVIFINLHVVS
- the LOC122001441 gene encoding uncharacterized protein LOC122001441 isoform X1, with product MFSTSALIQMQSKADGRRRPRPREGVKKAKRRPLTDTTNAHTSSSFPSHLKNSRSNSKSSASPTPIPEGTCIPGAEDASEPPRSPLRENESFLDSGEGTNCGELETLIVYSRSVAKGKKSKGKEPQTTSSCPPVERIRSRNDGKSVDGSNTNRQKASSVPSNKPKKKQRCEGPDADFLEKQKAYFEESALFDDEDNLKRGSGLSE
- the LOC122001441 gene encoding uncharacterized protein LOC122001441 isoform X2, whose product is MFSTSALIQMQSKADGRRRPRPREGVKKAKRRPLTDTTNAHTSSSFPSHLKNSRSNSKSSASPTPIPEGTCIPGAEDASEPPRSPLRENESFLDSGEGTNCGELETLIVYSRSVAKGKKSKGKEPQTTSSCPPVERIRSRNDGKSVDGSNTNRQKASSVPSNKPKKKQRCEGPDADFLEKQKAYFEELPASEPESSSL